From Onychostoma macrolepis isolate SWU-2019 chromosome 19, ASM1243209v1, whole genome shotgun sequence, a single genomic window includes:
- the LOC131525348 gene encoding tapasin-like: MSEISTIYKISIIAFTLLCSASGSVCPVLECWFVQEKPGHGGGFSAPMSQEKSLMFIRTEAFSEEIISELHPPADISPSRIYYVTDPAGTFCSAALNPAKGSVNKPKCEINPFMPHASMVRWTSALTDSAQSPVYLQADWFSVAAQGLDEQLTLSNIMRAPSASKEPHVILSVSSKTPVVRSRLGEPVLLDCGFWVDPSSPVHGSGFSIEWRYQFRGEGRLVLAYDGKNDRFAETSETGADIDITGLYETGNASLVLEESRVRHSGTYICTVYLPHLLAQVAVDLEIVEPPSLSIYPSPLPLLVPGQVLLVQCEASGFAPHTLDLSWEFSGADGTSRSLGQGSVTGHRQASDGTFSQSSRLELDSGKLGLGRGGDVTCVAKHEGGTRRAAATLNVIGVSAPSIEDSMAMVAVALVLYGMMKFLFWTFSSSDSSDSELKDKKKK, encoded by the exons ATGTCTGAGATTTCGACTATATACAAGATATCTATCATCGCATTCACATTGTTATGCAGTG CTTCCGGTTCTGTATGTCCGGTTCTGGAGTGCTGGTTTGTTCAGGAGAAACCGGGTCATGGAGGGGGTTTCTCAGCACCGATGAGTCAAGAGAAATCTCTCATGTTCATCAGAACTGAAGCCTTCAGTGAAGAGATCATATCTGAGCTTCATCCTCCTGCAGACATCAGTCCATCCAGGATTTACTATGTGACCG ATCCCGCTGGTACGTTCTGCAGTGCTGCTCTGAATCCAGCCAAAGGCTCTGTGAACAAACCCAAGTGTGAGATTAACCCTTTCATGCCTCACGCCTCTATGGTCAGATGGACGTCTGCTCTCACTGACTCCGCCCAAAGCCCAGTCTACCtgcaagctgattggttctcagTGGCAGCACAAGGGCTTGACGAGCAGCTGACGCTGTCCAATATCATGAGAGCACCTTCAGCTTCTAAAGAGCCACACG TGATCCTCAGTGTGTCCAGTAAGACTCCTGTGGTCCGCTCTAGACTGGGAGAACCGGTTCTGTTGGACTGTGGGTTCTGGGTCGATCCCTCTTCTCCGGTTCACGGCTCTGGATTCTCCATCGAGTGGCGCTATCAGTTCAGGGGTGAAGGACGGCTGGTCCTCGCTTACGACGGCAAGAACGATCGGTTTGCAGAGACATCAGAGACCGGAGCCGATATCGACATCACAGGCCTCTATGAGACAGGAAACGCATCACTGGTTCTGGAGGAATCTCGAGTGAGACACTCAGGAACTTACATCTGCACCGTTTATCTTCCTCACCTGCTGGCTCAGGTAGCTGTGGACCTGGAGATAGTCG AGCCTCCGTCTCTGTCCATCTACCCGTCTCCTCTTCCTCTGCTGGTTCCTGGGCAGGTGCTGCTGGTTCAGTGCGAGGCGTCTGGTTTTGCTCCTCACACTCTGGATCTGAGCTGGGAGTTCAGCGGGGCAGACGGGACGTCCCGCTCTCTGGGTCAGGGCAGTGTAACGGGTCACAGACAGGCGTCTGATGGCACCTTCAGTCAGAGCAGCCGTCTGGAGCTGGACTCGGGGAAGCTGGGACTCGGTCGCGGTGGAGACGTCACCTGTGTGGCCAAACATGAGGGAGGAACACGACGAGCTGCTGCGACACTCAATGTGATCG GTGTCAGTGCTCCTTCTATTGAGGACTCGATGGCGATGGTTGCTGTTGCACTTGTTCTTTACGGCATGATGAAGTTTCTTTTCTGGACATTCAGCTCTTCTG ATTCCAGTGACTCAGAGTTAAAAGACAAG AAGAAGAAGTAA